Proteins encoded within one genomic window of Brassica rapa cultivar Chiifu-401-42 chromosome A09, CAAS_Brap_v3.01, whole genome shotgun sequence:
- the LOC103841749 gene encoding citrate synthase 2, peroxisomal-like, protein MERVNARLAVLSAHLEMSDPMPAAIKPWCTSSAGAPHGSLMGNLTIVDERTGKKYQVPVSEDGTVKSIDLKKITTGKDDKGLKLYDPGYFNTAPVRSSISYIDGDEGILRYRGYPIEELAENCTFLEVAYLLIYGNLPSQRQLADLEFEVSQHSAVPQGLLDIIQSMPQDAHPSGAFVSAAAMSALSLFYPDANPSHMGQYIYKSKQVRDKQIFRILGQAPTIAANAFLRTSGKPPVLPSNNFSYAENVLYMLDSMGNKSYKPNPRLARVLDIIFILHAEHEMNCSTAAARHLASSGVDVYAAISGAVGALYGPLHGGATDAVSKMLSEIGTVENIPDFIQCVKNKKRRLSGFGHRVYKTYDPRAKVVRKLAYEVFSIVGKDPLIEVAAALEKAALSDEYFVKRKLYPNVDFYSGLVYRAMGIPPQFIAVPRMAGYLAHWLESLDDPDTKIMRPQQVYTGVWLRHYAPVK, encoded by the exons ATGGAGAGGGTAAACGCTAGATTAGCCGTTCTCTCTGCGCACTTGGAGATGTCTGATCCCATGCCGGCGGCGATAAAGCCATGGTGCACATCAAGTGCTGGTGCACCGCATGGATCCCTAATGGGAAACTTGACGATCGTTGATGAGCGTACGGGGAAGAAGTATCAGGTCCCAGTCTCTGAGGATGGTACCGTTAAATCCATTGATCTCAAGAAG ATAACGACGGGGAAAGATGACAAGGGACTTAAATTATACGATCCAGGTTACTTTAACACGGCTCCTGTTCGATCTTCCATTTCTTACATCGACGGAGATGAAGGCATCCTACGTTATCGTGGATACCCAATTGAAGAGTTGGCTGAGAATTGTACTTTTCTTGAGGTTGCTTACCTCCTCA TTTATGGGAACCTGCCTTCACAACGCCAGCTAGCTGATTTGGAGTTTGAGGTTTCTCAGCATTCAGCTGTTCCACAAGGGCTTCTA GATATTATCCAGTCCATGCCTCAAGATGCACATCCATCGGGTGCTTTTGTCAGTGCAGCTGCAATGAGTGCACTTTCCCTCTTTTATCCTGATGCAAATCCTTCTCATATG GGCCAATATATTTACAAGTCAAAACAAGTTCGTGATAAACAGATTTTTCGTATTCTTGGACAG GCACCTACGATTGCAGCAAATGCTTTTCTGAGGACGTCAGGCAAGCCTCCTGTTCTTCCTtcgaacaacttttcttatgcAGAGAACGTACTCTATATGCTGGATTCAAT GGGAAATAAGTCTTACAAACCTAATCCCCGGCTAGCTCGAGTGTTGGACATCATCTTCATACTGCATGCTGAACATGAAATGAACTGCTCTACTGCTGCTGCCCGGCATCTTGCTTCGAG TGGTGTTGATGTGTACGCTGCTATTTCCGGAGCTGTTGGAGCCCTTTATGGTCCACTTCATGGTGGTGCAACTGATGCTGTGTCTAAGATGTTATCAGAGATTGGAACTGTTGAAAACATTCCAGACTTCATCCAATGCGTGAAGAACAA GAAGAGGAGGTTGTCAGGTTTTGGACACCGTGTTTATAAAACCTACGACCCTCGAGCAAAAGTGGTTAGAAAACTGGCGTATGAAGTGTTCTCCATTGTTGGAAAGGATCCTCTGATTGAG GTAGCAGCTGCTCTAGAGAAGGCGGCACTCTCTGATGAATATTTTGTTAAGAGGAAGCTTTACCCAAATGTTGATTTCTACTCTGGATTAGTCTATAG GGCAATGGGAATCCCACCACAATTCATTGCAGTCCCACGTATGGCTGGATACTTGGCACACTGGCTTGAGTCGTTAGATGATCCTGACACTAAGATCATGAGACCCCAACAG GTCTATACTGGAGTGTGGCTAAGGCATTACGCTCCAGTGAAGTGA
- the LOC103841745 gene encoding probable WRKY transcription factor 69 isoform X2, producing the protein MHRRGIQESDEEDETYNDVVPDSPSSCEDSKISKPTPKKRRNMEKRVVSVPIADVEGSKSRGEVYPPSDSWAWRKYGQKPIKGSPYPRGYYRCSSSKGCPARKQVERSRVDPSKLMITYACDHNHPFPSAANNKSHHHRTTAVVLKTAKKEENMEEEEEEEEEATMVAEEPAGLDLSHVDSSLLLGGCYSELPEFGWFYDASISSSSGSSYGGSFLDVTLERGFSVGEEEDESLFGDLGDLPDCASVFRRGTVATEEQHFGAIPFCDSSR; encoded by the exons ATGCACCGTAGAGGAATTCAAGAATCCGACGAAGAAGATGAGACATACAACGACGTCGTTCCGGACTCTCCTTCTTCTTGTGAAGACTCCAAGATCTCAAAACCAACTccaaagaaaag GAGGAACATGGAGAAGAGAGTTGTCTCGGTTCCGATTGCTGACGTGGAAGGATCTAAGAGTAGAGGAGAGGTATATCCACCGTCCGATTCATGGGCCTGGAGAAAGTACGGTCAAAAACCGATCAAAGGCTCGCCTTATCCTAG GGGTTATTACAGATGCAGCAGTTCAAAAGGATGTCCGGCGAGGAAGCAGGTGGAGAGAAGTCGTGTGGACCCCTCAAAGCTCATGATAACTTACGCCTGCGACCACAACCATCCTTTCCCCTCCGCCGCTAACAACAAATCCCACCACCACCGCACCACCGCCGTCGTCCTTAAAACCGCCAAGAAAGAGGAAAacatggaagaagaagaggaggaagaggaagaagcaaCCATGGTCGCAGAGGAACCTGCGGGACTAGACCTCAGCCACGTGGACTCTTCGCTGCTCTTAGGTGGGTGCTACAGCGAACTTCCGGAGTTCGGGTGGTTCTACGACGCGTCGATCTCATCATCCTCTGGTTCTTCTTACGGTGGGAGCTTCCTCGACGTAACACTAGAGAGAGGCTTTTCAGTAGGCGAAGAGGAAGATGAGTCACTGTTCGGTGATCTTGGTGACTTGCCTGATTGCGCCTCCGTGTTCCGCCGTGGGACTGTGGCTACGGAGGAGCAACATTTTGGTGCCATTCCTTTCTGTGATAGTTCTAGATGA
- the LOC103841748 gene encoding V-type proton ATPase subunit D, whose amino-acid sequence MAGQNARLNVVPTVTMLGVMKARLVGATRGHALLKKKSDALTVQFRALLKKIVTAKESMGDMMKTSSFALTEVKYVAGENVKHVVLENVKEATLKVRSRQENIAGVKLPKFDHFSEGETKNDLTGLARGGQQVQACRVAYVKAIEVLVELASLQTSFLTLDEAIKTTNRRVNALENVVKPKIENTISYIKGELDELEREDFFRLKKIQGYKRREVERQAANAKAFAEEMVLEGISMQRGISINAARDLLAGGAEKDADIIF is encoded by the coding sequence ATGGCCGGCCAAAACGCGCGTTTGAATGTGGTCCCCACTGTTACAATGCTGGGCGTGATGAAAGCTCGTCTCGTTGGAGCCACAAGAGGCCACGCGCTCCTCAAGAAGAAGAGCGACGCTCTAACCGTTCAGTTCAGAGCCCTTCTCAAGAAAATCGTTACAGCCAAAGAATCAATGGGAGACATGATGAAGACTTCCTCTTTCGCTCTCACCGAAGTCAAGTACGTCGCCGGCGAAAACGTCAAGCACGTCGTCCTCGAGAACGTCAAAGAAGCAACGCTCAAAGTCCGGTCAAGACAAGAGAACATCGCCGGCGTGAAGCTTCCCAAGTTCGATCATTTCTCCGAAGGCGAGACCAAGAACGACTTAACCGGTTTAGCTAGAGGTGGACAGCAGGTCCAAGCTTGCCGTGTGGCTTACGTGAAAGCCATTGAGGTTCTTGTTGAGCTCGCTTCTCTCCAGACTTCGTTCTTGACGCTTGATGAAGCGATCAAGACGACTAATCGGAGGGTTAATGCGTTGGAGAATGTGGTGAAACCGAAGATTGAGAATACGATCAGTTACATCAAGGGAGAGCTTGATGAGCTCGAGAGGGAAGATTTCTTCAGGCTGAAGAAGATTCAGGGGTACAAGAGGAGGGAAGTTGAGAGACAAGCGGCTAACGCTAAGGCCTTTGCTGAGGAGATGGTTCTTGAAGGGATCTCTATGCAGAGAGGGATTTCGATTAACGCTGCTCGTGATTTGCTTGCTGGTGGTGCAGAGAAGGATGCAGACATTATCTTCTGA
- the LOC103841745 gene encoding probable WRKY transcription factor 69 isoform X1: MHRRGIQESDEEDETYNDVVPDSPSSCEDSKISKPTPKKSRRNMEKRVVSVPIADVEGSKSRGEVYPPSDSWAWRKYGQKPIKGSPYPRGYYRCSSSKGCPARKQVERSRVDPSKLMITYACDHNHPFPSAANNKSHHHRTTAVVLKTAKKEENMEEEEEEEEEATMVAEEPAGLDLSHVDSSLLLGGCYSELPEFGWFYDASISSSSGSSYGGSFLDVTLERGFSVGEEEDESLFGDLGDLPDCASVFRRGTVATEEQHFGAIPFCDSSR; encoded by the exons ATGCACCGTAGAGGAATTCAAGAATCCGACGAAGAAGATGAGACATACAACGACGTCGTTCCGGACTCTCCTTCTTCTTGTGAAGACTCCAAGATCTCAAAACCAACTccaaagaaaag TAGGAGGAACATGGAGAAGAGAGTTGTCTCGGTTCCGATTGCTGACGTGGAAGGATCTAAGAGTAGAGGAGAGGTATATCCACCGTCCGATTCATGGGCCTGGAGAAAGTACGGTCAAAAACCGATCAAAGGCTCGCCTTATCCTAG GGGTTATTACAGATGCAGCAGTTCAAAAGGATGTCCGGCGAGGAAGCAGGTGGAGAGAAGTCGTGTGGACCCCTCAAAGCTCATGATAACTTACGCCTGCGACCACAACCATCCTTTCCCCTCCGCCGCTAACAACAAATCCCACCACCACCGCACCACCGCCGTCGTCCTTAAAACCGCCAAGAAAGAGGAAAacatggaagaagaagaggaggaagaggaagaagcaaCCATGGTCGCAGAGGAACCTGCGGGACTAGACCTCAGCCACGTGGACTCTTCGCTGCTCTTAGGTGGGTGCTACAGCGAACTTCCGGAGTTCGGGTGGTTCTACGACGCGTCGATCTCATCATCCTCTGGTTCTTCTTACGGTGGGAGCTTCCTCGACGTAACACTAGAGAGAGGCTTTTCAGTAGGCGAAGAGGAAGATGAGTCACTGTTCGGTGATCTTGGTGACTTGCCTGATTGCGCCTCCGTGTTCCGCCGTGGGACTGTGGCTACGGAGGAGCAACATTTTGGTGCCATTCCTTTCTGTGATAGTTCTAGATGA
- the LOC103841747 gene encoding E3 ubiquitin-protein ligase RDUF1 isoform X4, whose product MVILMIQINLIDMTPIQDHRVGEEGLLSLYKTLGPGLIVNRRFLDDPPSAYPSTVDSVPPLPPTPHHVPIRTSNNVRRQHLEALRQAVHNRHDSTRHESNSRSAAASQAKEKEDILKYLTKETYNPVPKSQLLRNLSLYYKNKNSGLGSSRNPQGYSGGDEKRCSVCLEDFEPKETVMLTPCKHMFHEECIVPWLKSKGQCPVCRFVIITPSRRESSPSISPDIDGDMTVNDLFTLQLISMVQAMEETFLFGYHHRH is encoded by the exons ATGGTTATTCTCATGATCCAAATCAATCTAATAGATATGACTCCGATACAAGATCATCGGGTTGGCGAAGAAGGCCTGCTTTCTCTGTACAAAACCCTTGGTCCAGGACTG ATAGTTAATAGGCGATTTCTCGATGATCCTCCTTCGGCTTACCCATCAACTGT AGATTCAGTACCACCATTACCTCCTACTCCGCATCATGTTCCCATCCGAACCAGCAACAACGTGCGGAGGCAGCACCTAGAGGCACTAAGGCAAGCTGTACACAACCGACATGATAGTACTAGACACGAGAGCAACTCAAGATCAGCAGCAGCATCACAAGCCAAAGAAAAGGAAGATATTCTGAAATATCTAACAAAAGAGACATACAACCCTGTCCCAAAAAGCCAGCTTCTCAGAAATCTGAGCTTATACTATAAAAACAAGAACTCAGGCCTCGGAAGCTCAAGAAACCCTCAAGGTTACTCCGGGGGAGACGAGAAGAGATGCTCAGTGTGTTTAGAAGACTTCGAGCCCAAGGAAACTGTGATGCTTACTCCATGTAAACATATGTTCCATGAGGAATGTATAGTTCCGTGGTTAAAGAGCAAAGGACAGTGTCCTGTCTGTAGGTTCGTCATTATCACGCCATCAAGACGAGAATCTTCTCCAAGTATTAGCCCTGATATCGACGGAGACATGACAGTGAACGATCTTTTCACATTACAGCTAATCTCTATGGTACAAGCAATGGAGGAAACTTTCCTCTTTGGTTATCATCATCGCCATTAG
- the LOC103841747 gene encoding uncharacterized protein LOC103841747 isoform X2, with protein sequence MVILMIQINLIDMTPIQDHRVGEEGLLSLYKTLGPGLIVNRRFLDDPPSAYPSTVYLLVNSLSSEPILLLILFPSLCILFKNLKTVVLDRDSVPPLPPTPHHVPIRTSNNVRRQHLEALRQAVHNRHDSTRHESNSRSAAASQAKEKEDILKYLTKETYNPVPKSQLLRNLSLYYKNKNSGLGSSRNPQGYSGGDEKRCSVCLEDFEPKETVMLTPCKHMFHEECIVPWLKSKGQCPVCRFVIITPSRRESSPSISPDIDGDMTVNDLFTLQLISMVQAMEETFLFGYHHRH encoded by the exons ATGGTTATTCTCATGATCCAAATCAATCTAATAGATATGACTCCGATACAAGATCATCGGGTTGGCGAAGAAGGCCTGCTTTCTCTGTACAAAACCCTTGGTCCAGGACTG ATAGTTAATAGGCGATTTCTCGATGATCCTCCTTCGGCTTACCCATCAACTGTGTACTTACTCGTCAATTCATTATCATCTGAACCTATTCtgcttttgattttgtttccaAGTCTTTGCATACTCTTCAAGAATTTGAAAACCGTTGTTCTTGACAGAGATTCAGTACCACCATTACCTCCTACTCCGCATCATGTTCCCATCCGAACCAGCAACAACGTGCGGAGGCAGCACCTAGAGGCACTAAGGCAAGCTGTACACAACCGACATGATAGTACTAGACACGAGAGCAACTCAAGATCAGCAGCAGCATCACAAGCCAAAGAAAAGGAAGATATTCTGAAATATCTAACAAAAGAGACATACAACCCTGTCCCAAAAAGCCAGCTTCTCAGAAATCTGAGCTTATACTATAAAAACAAGAACTCAGGCCTCGGAAGCTCAAGAAACCCTCAAGGTTACTCCGGGGGAGACGAGAAGAGATGCTCAGTGTGTTTAGAAGACTTCGAGCCCAAGGAAACTGTGATGCTTACTCCATGTAAACATATGTTCCATGAGGAATGTATAGTTCCGTGGTTAAAGAGCAAAGGACAGTGTCCTGTCTGTAGGTTCGTCATTATCACGCCATCAAGACGAGAATCTTCTCCAAGTATTAGCCCTGATATCGACGGAGACATGACAGTGAACGATCTTTTCACATTACAGCTAATCTCTATGGTACAAGCAATGGAGGAAACTTTCCTCTTTGGTTATCATCATCGCCATTAG
- the LOC103841750 gene encoding citrate synthase 2, peroxisomal: MEISERVKARLAVLTAHIAVSDPVGSSQVLPAGEIERWCTSSAGSLKGSLTIVDERTGKKYQVPVSEDGTVRSVDLKKITTGKDDKGLKLYDPGYLNTAPVRSSISYIDGDEGILRYRGYPIEELAESSTFIEVSYLLMYGNLPSQSQLADWEFTISQHSAVPQGVLEIIQSMPHDAHPMGVLVSAMSALSIFHPDANPALSGQDIYKSKQVRDKQIVRILGKAPTIAAAAYLRMAGRPPVLPSGNLSYAENFLYMLDSMGNRSYKPNPRLARVLDILFILHAEHEMNCSTAAARHLASSGVDVYTAVAGAVGALYGPLHGGANEAVLKMLAEIGSVENIPEFIEGVKNRKRKMSGFGHRVYKNYDPRAKVIKKLADEVFSIVGRDPLIEVAVALEKAALSDEYFVKRKLYPNVDFYSGLIYRAMGFPPEFFTVLFAVPRMAGYLSHWRESLDDPDTKIMRPQQAYTGVWLRHYEPVRQRTLSSDSDKMGQVSISNASRRRLSGSAL; encoded by the exons ATGGAGATTTCTGAGAGGGTGAAAGCTCGATTAGCCGTTCTCACTGCGCACATAGCGGTATCCGATCCCGTCGGATCGAGCCAGGTGTTACCGGCGGGGGAGATCGAGCGATGGTGCACATCGAGCGCTGGATCCCTAAAAGGAAGCTTGACGATCGTGGATGAGCGTACGGGGAAGAAGTATCAGGTCCCAGTCTCGGAGGATGGTACCGTTAGATCCGTTGATCTCAAGAAG ATAACGACGGGGAAGGATGACAAGGGGCTTAAGTTATATGATCCTGGTTACTTGAACACGGCTCCTGTTCGATCTTCGATCTCTTACATTGACGGAGATGAAGGGATCCTGCGTTACCGTGGGTACCCTATTGAAGAGTTGGCTGAGAGTAGTACTTTCATTGAGGTTTCTTATCTCCTTA TGTATGGGAATCTACCTTCTCAGAGTCAGCTAGCTGATTGGGAGTTTACAATTTCTCAGCATTCAGCTGTGCCGCAAGGAGTATTG GAAATCATACAGTCCATGCCTCATGATGCACACCCAATGGGTGTTCTCGTGAGTGCAATGAGTGCACTTTCCATCTTCCATCCTGATGCCAATCCTGCTCTCAGT GGCCAAGATATTTACAAGTCGAAACAAGTTCGTGATAAACAGATTGTTCGTATTCTTGGAAAG GCTCCAACTATTGCAGCGGCTGCTTATTTGAGGATGGCAGGCAGGCCTCCTGTTCTCCCTTCTGGCAACCTTTCTTATGCAGAGAATTTCCTCTATATGCTGGATTCAAT GGGCAATAGGTCTTACAAGCCTAATCCTCGTCTGGCTCGAGTGCTTGACATCCTCTTCATACTGCATGCCGAACATGAAATGAATTGCTCCACTGCTGCTGCTCGTCATCTTGCCTCTAG TGGTGTTGATGTGTACACCGCTGTTGCTGGAGCTGTTGGAGCTCTATATGGTCCACTTCATGGTGGTGCCAACGAGGCTGTCCTTAAGATGTTAGCTGAGATTGGGAGTGTTGAAAATATTCCAGAGTTCATAGAAGGCGTGAAGAACAG aAAGAGGAAGATGTCAGGTTTTGGACATCGTGTTTACAAAAACTACGACCCGAGAGCAAAAGTCATCAAGAAACTGGCGGATGAAGTGTTCTCCATTGTTGGAAGGGATCCTCTTATCGAG GTAGCAGTTGCTCTAGAGAAGGCAGCACTCTCTGATGAATATTTTGTGAAGAGAAAGCTTTACCCAAATGTTGATTTTTACTCTGGATTAATCTATAG GGCAATGGGATTCCCACCAGAGTTCTTCACAGTCCTATTTGCAGTCCCGCGTATGGCTGGATACTTGTCACACTGGCGTGAGTCTTTAGATGATCCTGACACTAAGATCATGAGACCCCAACAG GCCTACACTGGGGTATGGCTAAGGCATTACGAGCCGGTGAGACAAAGAACGTTGTCAAGTGATTCAGACAAGATGGGACAAGTTTCCATTTCGAATGCATCAAGAAGGCGTTTATCTGGATCTGCACTTTAA
- the LOC103841747 gene encoding E3 ubiquitin-protein ligase At3g02290 isoform X3, whose translation MDNSRNGYSHDPNQSNRYDSDTRSSGWRRRPAFSVQNPWSRTGSIVNRRFLDDPPSAYPSTVDSVPPLPPTPHHVPIRTSNNVRRQHLEALRQAVHNRHDSTRHESNSRSAAASQAKEKEDILKYLTKETYNPVPKSQLLRNLSLYYKNKNSGLGSSRNPQGYSGGDEKRCSVCLEDFEPKETVMLTPCKHMFHEECIVPWLKSKGQCPVCRFVIITPSRRESSPSISPDIDGDMTVNDLFTLQLISMVQAMEETFLFGYHHRH comes from the exons ATGGACAACTCCAGAAATGGTTATTCTCATGATCCAAATCAATCTAATAGATATGACTCCGATACAAGATCATCGGGTTGGCGAAGAAGGCCTGCTTTCTCTGTACAAAACCCTTGGTCCAGGACTGGTTCG ATAGTTAATAGGCGATTTCTCGATGATCCTCCTTCGGCTTACCCATCAACTGT AGATTCAGTACCACCATTACCTCCTACTCCGCATCATGTTCCCATCCGAACCAGCAACAACGTGCGGAGGCAGCACCTAGAGGCACTAAGGCAAGCTGTACACAACCGACATGATAGTACTAGACACGAGAGCAACTCAAGATCAGCAGCAGCATCACAAGCCAAAGAAAAGGAAGATATTCTGAAATATCTAACAAAAGAGACATACAACCCTGTCCCAAAAAGCCAGCTTCTCAGAAATCTGAGCTTATACTATAAAAACAAGAACTCAGGCCTCGGAAGCTCAAGAAACCCTCAAGGTTACTCCGGGGGAGACGAGAAGAGATGCTCAGTGTGTTTAGAAGACTTCGAGCCCAAGGAAACTGTGATGCTTACTCCATGTAAACATATGTTCCATGAGGAATGTATAGTTCCGTGGTTAAAGAGCAAAGGACAGTGTCCTGTCTGTAGGTTCGTCATTATCACGCCATCAAGACGAGAATCTTCTCCAAGTATTAGCCCTGATATCGACGGAGACATGACAGTGAACGATCTTTTCACATTACAGCTAATCTCTATGGTACAAGCAATGGAGGAAACTTTCCTCTTTGGTTATCATCATCGCCATTAG
- the LOC103841747 gene encoding E3 ubiquitin-protein ligase RNF12-A isoform X1, with amino-acid sequence MDNSRNGYSHDPNQSNRYDSDTRSSGWRRRPAFSVQNPWSRTGSIVNRRFLDDPPSAYPSTVYLLVNSLSSEPILLLILFPSLCILFKNLKTVVLDRDSVPPLPPTPHHVPIRTSNNVRRQHLEALRQAVHNRHDSTRHESNSRSAAASQAKEKEDILKYLTKETYNPVPKSQLLRNLSLYYKNKNSGLGSSRNPQGYSGGDEKRCSVCLEDFEPKETVMLTPCKHMFHEECIVPWLKSKGQCPVCRFVIITPSRRESSPSISPDIDGDMTVNDLFTLQLISMVQAMEETFLFGYHHRH; translated from the exons ATGGACAACTCCAGAAATGGTTATTCTCATGATCCAAATCAATCTAATAGATATGACTCCGATACAAGATCATCGGGTTGGCGAAGAAGGCCTGCTTTCTCTGTACAAAACCCTTGGTCCAGGACTGGTTCG ATAGTTAATAGGCGATTTCTCGATGATCCTCCTTCGGCTTACCCATCAACTGTGTACTTACTCGTCAATTCATTATCATCTGAACCTATTCtgcttttgattttgtttccaAGTCTTTGCATACTCTTCAAGAATTTGAAAACCGTTGTTCTTGACAGAGATTCAGTACCACCATTACCTCCTACTCCGCATCATGTTCCCATCCGAACCAGCAACAACGTGCGGAGGCAGCACCTAGAGGCACTAAGGCAAGCTGTACACAACCGACATGATAGTACTAGACACGAGAGCAACTCAAGATCAGCAGCAGCATCACAAGCCAAAGAAAAGGAAGATATTCTGAAATATCTAACAAAAGAGACATACAACCCTGTCCCAAAAAGCCAGCTTCTCAGAAATCTGAGCTTATACTATAAAAACAAGAACTCAGGCCTCGGAAGCTCAAGAAACCCTCAAGGTTACTCCGGGGGAGACGAGAAGAGATGCTCAGTGTGTTTAGAAGACTTCGAGCCCAAGGAAACTGTGATGCTTACTCCATGTAAACATATGTTCCATGAGGAATGTATAGTTCCGTGGTTAAAGAGCAAAGGACAGTGTCCTGTCTGTAGGTTCGTCATTATCACGCCATCAAGACGAGAATCTTCTCCAAGTATTAGCCCTGATATCGACGGAGACATGACAGTGAACGATCTTTTCACATTACAGCTAATCTCTATGGTACAAGCAATGGAGGAAACTTTCCTCTTTGGTTATCATCATCGCCATTAG